A single region of the Paramicrobacterium fandaimingii genome encodes:
- a CDS encoding DUF2469 domain-containing protein produces the protein MDEEDFEDYDREVELALFREYRDVVGQFGYVIETERRFYLANDVELVRRDTEHDFYFEITMKDVWVWDIYRSDRFVKSVRVLTFKDVNIEELQSREFELPKDLALDE, from the coding sequence ATGGATGAAGAGGATTTCGAGGACTACGACCGTGAGGTCGAGCTTGCACTATTTCGTGAGTACCGTGACGTCGTCGGGCAATTTGGCTATGTGATCGAGACCGAGCGCCGCTTCTATCTGGCGAACGACGTCGAGCTCGTCCGCCGAGACACGGAGCACGATTTCTACTTCGAGATCACGATGAAAGACGTCTGGGTGTGGGATATCTACCGTTCGGACCGCTTCGTGAAATCGGTGCGTGTGCTCACGTTCAAAGACGTCAACATCGAGGAGTTGCAGAGCAGAGAGTTCGAGCTTCCCAAGGATCTCGCTCTCGACGAGTAG
- the lepB gene encoding signal peptidase I: MTEESMTAENPADRRRRGALAFLRDLVIIVIVALLVSFLVKTFLVRSFYIPSGSMENTLQIDDRIIVNELVPDIVDMQRGDVVVFTDPGGWLNSPPPAADVPWIVSAWDGLLNSVGLSVSDSNDHLIKRVIGLPGDHVTCCNTLGQMSVNGVPLNEPYLLLPQSAQAVSATSFDVTVPDDSLWVMGDNRYNSKDSRYNGNTPGKGYVPVDNVVGRAFVISWPLARWQWLSDYPETFAGIPDAGS; this comes from the coding sequence ATGACAGAAGAATCAATGACGGCGGAGAATCCCGCAGACAGACGGCGGCGCGGAGCGCTCGCGTTCCTTCGCGACCTGGTGATCATTGTGATCGTGGCGCTGCTGGTGTCGTTCCTCGTGAAGACATTTCTCGTTCGCTCGTTCTACATTCCCTCGGGGTCGATGGAGAACACGCTGCAGATCGATGACCGCATCATCGTCAATGAGCTCGTCCCCGACATCGTCGATATGCAGCGCGGCGACGTCGTCGTGTTCACGGACCCGGGCGGATGGCTGAACTCGCCCCCACCTGCCGCCGACGTTCCGTGGATCGTCAGCGCATGGGACGGGCTGCTCAACTCGGTTGGTCTTTCTGTGAGCGACAGCAACGACCATCTCATCAAGCGCGTGATCGGACTGCCGGGCGACCATGTGACCTGCTGCAACACACTCGGGCAGATGAGCGTCAACGGTGTGCCGCTCAACGAGCCTTACCTGCTGCTCCCTCAGTCGGCTCAGGCCGTCTCGGCGACGTCGTTCGATGTGACCGTGCCCGATGATTCACTTTGGGTGATGGGAGACAACCGCTATAACTCGAAGGATTCCCGGTACAACGGAAACACACCGGGAAAGGGCTACGTGCCTGTTGATAACGTTGTCGGCCGTGCCTTCGTGATCAGTTGGCCTCTCGCACGATGGCAGTGGCTCAGCGACTATCCTGAGACTTTTGCAGGAATTCCGGATGCTGGGAGCTAA
- a CDS encoding YraN family protein produces MRESTIEFGARGEEAACAYLEQAGYEILERNWRNAAGEIDVIARVGDTVVFIEVKTRSSIGYGHPFEAITRDKSRRLRRLAGQWVADTHSVPRRIRIDAIAVLWPSDGHPSIEHLEQVC; encoded by the coding sequence ATGCGAGAGTCAACGATCGAATTCGGTGCGCGGGGCGAAGAGGCAGCGTGTGCGTACCTTGAGCAGGCAGGCTACGAGATACTCGAGCGCAATTGGCGCAATGCGGCTGGTGAAATCGATGTCATTGCGCGCGTGGGAGACACCGTCGTCTTCATCGAGGTCAAGACGCGGTCGAGCATCGGCTACGGGCACCCATTCGAGGCGATAACACGCGACAAATCTCGTCGTCTTCGCCGCCTTGCCGGTCAGTGGGTCGCCGATACGCACTCGGTGCCGCGCCGCATCCGCATCGACGCGATAGCGGTTCTCTGGCCGAGCGATGGGCATCCATCCATCGAACATCTTGAGCAGGTGTGCTGA
- the rplS gene encoding 50S ribosomal protein L19: MHILDSVDAASLKSDVPDFRPGDTVKVHVNIIEGTRSRVQVFQGAVIARQGHGVRETFTVRKVSFQVGVERTFPVHSPVIDKIELVSRGDVRRAKIYYLRKLHGKKAKIREKRAN, from the coding sequence ATGCACATCCTCGACAGCGTCGATGCAGCATCACTCAAGTCCGACGTCCCCGACTTCCGCCCCGGTGACACCGTCAAGGTTCACGTGAACATCATCGAGGGAACTCGTTCGCGTGTTCAGGTATTCCAGGGCGCCGTCATCGCCCGTCAGGGCCACGGCGTACGTGAGACCTTCACGGTTCGCAAGGTGAGCTTCCAGGTGGGCGTCGAGCGTACGTTCCCCGTTCACTCGCCGGTCATCGACAAGATCGAGCTCGTGTCGCGCGGTGACGTGCGTCGCGCAAAGATCTACTACCTGCGAAAGCTGCACGGCAAGAAGGCGAAGATTCGCGAGAAGCGCGCAAACTGA
- a CDS encoding ribonuclease HII, translating into MVVCDPRLDVESELLTAGAPFVIGCDEVGRGAVAGPVAVGMAVVDATHVSIPEGLRDSKMLSEKKRTMLAPIVQSWALHSAVGLASPGEVDDIGIIAALGLAAKRALGVLHEQGLAVASGVILLDGNHDYLSPMLTHPLDVRTRVKGDRDCASISGASVVAKVHRDTMMIAQHEMYPEYEWLANKGYGSSVHMEAIKLNGPTPLHRRTWLKNHVG; encoded by the coding sequence ATGGTTGTCTGTGATCCGAGGCTTGACGTCGAGTCTGAGCTGCTCACCGCTGGAGCCCCGTTTGTGATCGGCTGCGACGAAGTCGGCCGCGGAGCCGTCGCGGGACCTGTCGCGGTGGGAATGGCCGTCGTCGATGCGACGCACGTGAGCATCCCCGAGGGACTCCGTGATTCGAAGATGCTCAGTGAGAAGAAACGCACGATGCTCGCGCCCATCGTGCAGTCGTGGGCTCTGCATTCCGCCGTTGGCCTTGCGAGCCCTGGCGAGGTCGACGACATCGGCATCATTGCTGCGCTCGGGTTGGCGGCCAAGCGCGCCCTCGGCGTTCTGCACGAACAAGGACTCGCCGTTGCCTCGGGAGTGATCCTGCTCGACGGCAACCACGACTACCTTTCTCCGATGCTCACTCACCCCCTCGACGTGCGAACGCGGGTGAAAGGCGACCGTGACTGCGCATCGATCTCTGGGGCATCCGTCGTCGCAAAGGTGCACCGCGACACCATGATGATCGCCCAGCACGAGATGTACCCAGAGTACGAATGGCTTGCCAATAAGGGATACGGATCTTCGGTGCACATGGAAGCGATCAAGCTGAACGGGCCGACACCGCTGCACCGCCGAACCTGGCTCAAGAACCACGTAGGATGA